The Thioclava sp. GXIMD2076 region TTCTCGATCAGACGCGCCACTTCGGGATTTGCGAAATCGGCGACCGAGGAGGGCAGCATAATCAGCCCACCGCCTGCCAAATCACGCATGGTAGTAATGACTTGGGCATAGAGTTGCTGGGTCAAGACTTGCGCCGAGTAAAGCAGATGCGTATCGGGGATGTAGTATGCCCCGCGCATCTTGCCCTTGGCTTCCATACCATAGACAAACGCTTCAACCATTGCCGCTTGCGCAGCCAGTTGGCCCAGCGTCTCGCGCACGGCGGGAATAGCCAATGTTCCATTGGTCTCGGCTGTCTTGCGCGCAATCCCCATAAGGAAACGCATCTTCACCATAAGCCGGATCTGCGCCTGATAGTTTTGATAGACATGGGCGGGGGTCGCATGGAACTGTCGCGCGCACATTGAGGTATTCTGATTGATGAAGACGCGCTCCCACGGAACTTTCACATCATCGAAATAAAGCACCGCGTCATTCTCGTCGAACTGCGCGCCAAGCGGATTATCAAAGATCTCGGGGCTTTGCGCTTCATAGGATTTCCGCGACAGGATTTTGAGGCCGGGAGTATTCATCGGGATCGCGAAGGAGATGGCGTAGGGCTCCTCGCCTTCACGCATCGGTTGAATACATGTTACGAAAACCTCGTTGGCCAGCACGCCCCCCGTGGCCAGCATCTTGCCTCCACGCACGGTGAGCCCTGAAGAGTCCTGATCAACCACACCACACGCGAAGAACGGATCTTTCTGCTCATTGGCGGCCTTCGAACGATCGGCCTGCGGATTGATGATGACATAGGTCAGATAAAGCTCGTTATCGCGCGCATAATGGTAGTAATCCGCCAGAGCCGAAGCGCGCGTTTGGTCATATTCCTCAAAGACCTCGAGCCCCATATACATGCCCGCGATGCAAGAGGCGACGTGATCGGGCGCGCGGCCCATGAAGCCGCCATGCAGCTCGGTCCAAGCTTCCAGCGCGTGACGGCGCTCGACTAGCTCGGCATAGCTCTTGGGAAGCTGCCAGATGCGATTGGCGCGGGCGCCATTACCGGTCTCGAAAGTCATCAGGGCCTGATTTTCCGGCGCCGCCTGAAAATCGTAGAGTTTGCCCATGGATGCCACCGAGTGGCGGAAAGCGGGAGCTGTGGTCACGTCCTCGACACGCTGGCCGTAGATATAGATTTCGCGTCCGTCGCGAAGCGATTTGGTGTGCTGGGCACCGTTCTTGATCATCGGGGGGATCCTTCAGGCAGGGGAGAGGCGGCGAGCCAGCGCTTCAGCGCAGCTCGACATAGCCTCCTTGGGAGAAAATAAGCGGGTAACTCGGTTCAGCGAGATGGATCTCGCTGACCTGCGCCACGAAGAGGCGATGGTCGCCCGCGTCATGGATGGCGTTGGGAACGCAGTCGAAAATGGCCTGGGCGCCAGTGATATGGGGCGCGCCATTCAGACCGGGAGTCGTCTCGACCCCGGCGAATTTATCCGCACCTGCTCGCGCGAAGCGGTTCGACAGATCGGTCTGATCCTGCGAGAGCACATGGATCGCATAGCTTTCGGCCTTCTCGAAGAGTGGCAGCGAATGTGCATGGCGCCCGATAGAGAATAAGATCAGCGCAGGATCAAGCGAGAGCGCGTTGAACGAGCTCATCGTCATGCCGATACGTTCCCCGGCAACAGTCGCCGTGACGATAACGACGCCGGTGGGAAAGCGTCCGAGCGCGTTGCGCAGGCTGCGGGTATCGGCAGGATCAGGCGTAAAGGTCTGGCGGTAATGGCCCATAACGGAGGTCCCTTATCAAACGGCTGGCCCCACAATCCTGTCGGGCCGCAACTGTTCTTAAGGTTCAGTCACCAAGGATCATCTGTCAATTTAATTAACTTACAAAGGTATTTCCAAAATATATTTGCCTAGAAATTTGGCGTCCGGCACCTAAACGCGTCGAAGATCCCTTAAGAGATCTCTAATATTGCATATTTTAAAGTCATACAATGTTCTTGGATCCGCGAATGTCCGAATCAATAATCGTTTATTAATATCACTAAATTCAATAGCTTATTTTCAATAGAACTACAGGTGAAAAACATAGATTCTTGTAATGTCTATATTTTGCTCACTCAACATGCCCAAGCTGGGCGCCGATGATGCATACATGAGCGCATCAATATAAATAGCTTTGTTAGGAAGTTTTTATTTGAAAGTTTTTCTGTATCGAAGCGTGATTGACTAAGCGGCAGAATCCCTGCCCTGAAAAATAAGAATGCGCGGGCTCTCGGGTCTGCAACAACAGTGGAGTGAGACATGGAATTCAATAAGATGATGCTCGCGCGATCCGGAGCAGCTGCACTCGCCATCACGCTGGCATCTAGCGCGGCCTATGCTGACACGATCCGTTTTGGCGCAGTCGTACCCGCCTCGGGCCCGTTCGCTGAATGGGGCCGCGCGAATACGGTGGCGCTCAAGATGCTCGAGAAGGAGGTCAATGACGCCGGCGGTATCAATGGCGAGAAGCTCGAGATCTCGATCTATGACGATGGTGCAAAGCCCGGTCAGGCTGCATCGATGATCCGCAAACTAACGGATGACGACAAGGTTCTGGCGATTGCTGGCCCCGCGACCTCCTCGGCTGCCGAGGTCGCCTTTCCGCTCGCAAACCAGCTCGGGATCGTCGCGGTCTCGCAAAACAGCTCGAAACCAGGACTAGCAGCTTCGAACCGTCCCTGGGCCTTCCGAAATACGGTCGATGAGGCCAAGCTCGCGAATGTTACTCTGCCGTGGTTTGTCGAAACCTATGGTGTGAAGAAGGTTGCCATCATCTATGACGCCAAGGATGCCACCGCGACCGCTGTCGGCTCCTCGATCTT contains the following coding sequences:
- a CDS encoding 4-hydroxyphenylacetate 3-hydroxylase N-terminal domain-containing protein, whose translation is MIKNGAQHTKSLRDGREIYIYGQRVEDVTTAPAFRHSVASMGKLYDFQAAPENQALMTFETGNGARANRIWQLPKSYAELVERRHALEAWTELHGGFMGRAPDHVASCIAGMYMGLEVFEEYDQTRASALADYYHYARDNELYLTYVIINPQADRSKAANEQKDPFFACGVVDQDSSGLTVRGGKMLATGGVLANEVFVTCIQPMREGEEPYAISFAIPMNTPGLKILSRKSYEAQSPEIFDNPLGAQFDENDAVLYFDDVKVPWERVFINQNTSMCARQFHATPAHVYQNYQAQIRLMVKMRFLMGIARKTAETNGTLAIPAVRETLGQLAAQAAMVEAFVYGMEAKGKMRGAYYIPDTHLLYSAQVLTQQLYAQVITTMRDLAGGGLIMLPSSVADFANPEVARLIEKTQASPVTDAKGRVKFFKLAWDALGSEFGSRHQQYEMFYAGATFVTKGHSFRHFDWDRSTGLVDAMMAGYELPAVS
- a CDS encoding flavin reductase family protein; its protein translation is MGHYRQTFTPDPADTRSLRNALGRFPTGVVIVTATVAGERIGMTMSSFNALSLDPALILFSIGRHAHSLPLFEKAESYAIHVLSQDQTDLSNRFARAGADKFAGVETTPGLNGAPHITGAQAIFDCVPNAIHDAGDHRLFVAQVSEIHLAEPSYPLIFSQGGYVELR